In one window of Tellurirhabdus rosea DNA:
- a CDS encoding MFS transporter, which translates to MKSSTLIVLLILLIFFVISFLTNILGPIIPDLIQSFDLSIGLAGFLPFAFFVAYGVMSVPSGVLVEKYREKRVLLWAFLLAFAGALLFAVMPGFSVALLSLFLIGIGMAMLQVVINPLLRVAGGEAHFAFNSVLAQLFFGGASFLSPLLYSYLVQHVHSGDSSPLLNLLNRLVPASLKWISLYWVFAVIALGMVLVIGLVRFPEVELKEDERIDTGSAFGDLLRNRTVWLFFFGIFAYVGTEQGIANWISKFLQIYHGVDPATTGASVISYFWGLLTVGCLLGLGLLKFFDSRVVLRLFTAGAIVSLLAALFGPREVALYAFPATGFFASVMWSIVVSLALNSVPHHHGTFSGILCTGIAGGALVPLVIGGLAELVGLRLAMLFLLLTLGYIFSITVWAKPLVTNATVKSLKEVFS; encoded by the coding sequence ATGAAGTCCAGTACCCTGATTGTCCTGCTGATCCTGCTGATATTTTTCGTTATCTCTTTTCTGACCAACATTTTAGGCCCCATCATCCCGGACCTGATCCAGAGTTTTGACCTCAGCATCGGACTGGCGGGCTTTCTGCCGTTTGCGTTTTTTGTCGCCTACGGCGTGATGTCGGTTCCGTCGGGGGTGCTGGTCGAAAAATACCGCGAGAAACGGGTGCTGCTGTGGGCCTTTCTGCTGGCCTTTGCGGGGGCGCTGCTGTTTGCGGTGATGCCCGGGTTTTCGGTGGCGCTGCTGTCGCTTTTCCTGATCGGAATCGGCATGGCGATGTTGCAGGTCGTCATCAATCCGCTGCTTCGGGTGGCGGGGGGCGAAGCGCATTTTGCGTTCAATTCAGTGCTGGCGCAGTTGTTTTTCGGCGGCGCATCGTTTCTGAGTCCGCTGCTGTACAGCTATCTGGTGCAGCACGTGCATTCGGGCGACTCCTCGCCCCTGCTTAACCTGCTGAACCGGCTCGTTCCGGCAAGCCTGAAATGGATTTCCCTGTACTGGGTCTTTGCGGTGATTGCCCTCGGGATGGTGCTGGTGATCGGGCTGGTCCGCTTTCCGGAAGTGGAGTTGAAAGAAGACGAACGAATCGATACCGGCTCGGCCTTCGGCGACCTGCTCCGGAACCGGACGGTCTGGCTTTTTTTCTTCGGCATCTTCGCGTACGTGGGCACCGAGCAGGGCATTGCCAACTGGATTTCCAAGTTTCTGCAAATCTACCACGGCGTCGATCCGGCCACGACCGGCGCGTCGGTCATTTCGTATTTCTGGGGGCTGCTCACGGTCGGGTGCCTGCTGGGACTGGGCCTGCTGAAGTTTTTCGACAGCCGGGTGGTGCTGCGGCTGTTTACGGCGGGAGCCATCGTTTCGCTGCTCGCCGCCCTGTTTGGCCCGCGGGAAGTAGCGCTGTATGCCTTCCCGGCGACGGGCTTTTTCGCTTCGGTCATGTGGTCGATTGTCGTGTCGCTGGCCCTGAACTCGGTGCCGCATCATCACGGGACGTTCTCGGGCATTCTGTGTACGGGCATTGCGGGCGGGGCGCTGGTGCCGCTCGTGATCGGGGGACTGGCCGAGCTGGTGGGGCTGCGGCTGGCGATGCTTTTTCTGCTGCTGACGCTGGGGTACATTTTCAGCATTACGGTCTGGGCCAAACCGCTGGTCACCAACGCCACGGTGAAAAGTCTGAAAGAAGTTTTTAGTTAA
- a CDS encoding glycerophosphodiester phosphodiesterase family protein, which yields MIARKWTAGLHTVALLFFFLTPQSVAAQSAADSAGRDLAGLRQAMRSRYALGVSVHRGTSPLAPENTLAAFRTVLPWQVDYLEIDVRTSRDGQLFILHDGTLERTTTGTGPARDRTLDELKQLSAGKGFGNRFADERIPTLEEVCRLLADWNARHAYQTHLYVDCKDVAAGPLVAMLAQYGLLNGAVFYGSDAFLLSLRNVAPAARRMPALRNEAEIAEKVEKLAPYAFDVPWQLLSKRLIDQLHERGIRVFSDALGPYEQPEEYRKMARLGLDVIQTDHVERLYRAMD from the coding sequence ATGATTGCTCGGAAGTGGACGGCAGGGCTGCATACCGTGGCCCTGCTCTTTTTTTTCCTGACTCCGCAATCCGTTGCAGCCCAGTCTGCCGCGGATTCGGCCGGTCGGGATCTGGCCGGGCTGCGGCAGGCCATGCGAAGCCGCTATGCGCTGGGAGTGTCTGTGCACCGGGGCACATCCCCACTGGCTCCCGAAAATACGCTGGCCGCTTTCCGGACCGTCCTGCCCTGGCAGGTGGACTACCTGGAAATCGACGTGCGGACCTCCCGCGACGGACAGCTGTTCATCCTGCACGATGGCACGCTGGAGCGAACGACCACCGGAACCGGTCCGGCCCGGGACCGGACGCTGGACGAGCTGAAGCAGCTTTCGGCGGGCAAAGGATTCGGCAACCGCTTCGCCGACGAACGCATTCCAACGCTGGAGGAAGTCTGCCGCCTGCTGGCCGACTGGAACGCCCGGCACGCCTACCAAACCCATTTGTACGTCGATTGCAAGGACGTGGCCGCCGGGCCGCTGGTAGCGATGCTGGCCCAATACGGCTTGCTGAACGGAGCCGTTTTTTACGGTTCGGATGCCTTTCTGCTCTCGCTCCGAAACGTGGCGCCCGCCGCCAGACGAATGCCCGCCCTCCGGAACGAAGCGGAGATAGCCGAAAAAGTGGAGAAACTGGCTCCGTATGCCTTTGACGTGCCCTGGCAGTTGCTCAGCAAGCGGCTCATCGACCAGCTTCACGAACGGGGAATCCGCGTTTTTTCCGACGCGCTCGGCCCATACGAGCAGCCCGAAGAATACCGAAAAATGGCCCGCCTCGGCCTCGACGTCATCCAGACCGATCACGTCGAGCGGCTCTATCGGGCGATGGATTGA
- a CDS encoding DegT/DnrJ/EryC1/StrS family aminotransferase, giving the protein MIQERITDRLAIEGGDKAVTKQFPWPIYDEREVEAVADIIRNGKWGNPDCLGEVEAFEQAFAAYCGTRYAVSCVNGSVSLRLALIACGVRPGDEVIVPPYTFIATASTVIEANCVPVFADIEPDTYNLDPEAVERAITPRTRAIIPVHFAGQACRMDAILDLARRYNLRVIEDAAHGHGAEYRGRKLGAIGDAGSFSFQSSKNLTGGEGGMVVTNDPDLYRLMHSLRNVGRLEGGQWYDHFNPGCNYRLTPMQAVLLSEQLKRLDEQTHRRNENGLYLNELLAGIEGITPLTRGHGETVHCYHLYIFRYDASAFGGLSKTRFVELLAAEGVPCFRGYPHPLYRQPLFQNRNWMCYAIPEMVDYTEVYCPVAEKACRDEAVWILQHAMLGTRTDMEAFAEAIRKIQRAVRR; this is encoded by the coding sequence ATGATACAGGAGCGCATCACCGACCGGCTGGCCATTGAGGGGGGCGATAAGGCCGTAACGAAACAGTTTCCCTGGCCCATCTACGACGAGCGGGAGGTGGAGGCCGTGGCCGACATTATCCGGAACGGCAAATGGGGCAATCCGGACTGCCTCGGCGAAGTGGAAGCTTTTGAACAGGCGTTTGCGGCTTATTGCGGCACCCGTTACGCCGTGAGCTGCGTCAACGGCTCGGTTTCGCTCCGGCTGGCGCTGATCGCCTGCGGCGTCCGTCCGGGCGACGAGGTCATTGTGCCGCCTTACACCTTCATTGCGACCGCCTCCACGGTTATCGAGGCCAACTGTGTGCCGGTCTTCGCCGATATTGAACCGGATACCTACAATCTGGACCCGGAAGCCGTCGAAAGGGCCATTACGCCGCGGACCCGGGCCATCATTCCCGTTCATTTTGCCGGGCAGGCCTGCCGGATGGACGCGATTCTGGACCTCGCCCGCCGGTATAATCTCCGGGTTATCGAGGACGCCGCCCACGGGCACGGAGCCGAATACCGGGGCCGGAAACTGGGCGCCATTGGTGATGCGGGCAGCTTTAGTTTTCAGTCGTCCAAAAACCTTACCGGCGGGGAAGGCGGCATGGTGGTCACCAACGACCCCGACCTTTATCGGCTGATGCATTCCCTCCGCAACGTGGGCCGCCTCGAAGGCGGGCAGTGGTACGACCATTTCAATCCCGGCTGCAACTACCGGCTGACGCCCATGCAGGCCGTTCTGCTTTCCGAACAGCTGAAACGGCTGGACGAACAGACGCACCGGCGGAACGAAAACGGCCTGTACCTGAACGAACTCTTGGCCGGAATCGAAGGCATTACGCCCCTGACCCGCGGGCATGGCGAAACGGTGCATTGTTATCACCTGTACATTTTCCGGTACGACGCGTCGGCGTTCGGCGGCCTGTCCAAAACCCGGTTTGTGGAGCTGCTGGCGGCCGAGGGCGTGCCCTGTTTCCGGGGCTATCCGCATCCGCTGTACCGGCAGCCGCTTTTTCAGAACCGGAACTGGATGTGCTACGCCATTCCCGAAATGGTCGATTACACGGAAGTTTATTGTCCCGTCGCCGAAAAAGCGTGCCGCGACGAAGCTGTCTGGATTTTGCAGCACGCCATGCTGGGCACCCGCACCGATATGGAAGCTTTTGCGGAGGCCATTCGCAAAATTCAGCGGGCCGTGCGGCGCTGA
- a CDS encoding family 20 glycosylhydrolase, with product MLIFFRAAALFLLSALLLTCQQTPGSTTGNSTVAVSWELLTNFTSVENGFEARFTLTNKGSETLSDTGWALFFNMAPRPILAHPQSQPGKLQHLNGDWYKLTPNKGFVLKPNTSVEIRYMGTEGVIKETDAPLGLYFVFYDKNGQEERIAQVADYQIQPFTRKEQQLLGKEDLEPIQTPELRYQQNLRASLIAPEQLPRLVPSPVRLTASAGSFALTNTVPIYYGPGLESEARFLAGKLQALTGTTFNLSSGTPAEKGIVLTTSPVQVNEVTKEAYRLGIDSNGIAINGTDAAGVFYGIQSLLALIPTETYLKPAATVSLPFVQVEDAPRFPFRGLHMDVSRNFQTKETVLRFLDLLAFYKINHFLFYTTEDEGWRLEIDGLPELTEVGAQRQHTTGRDTPVLHPAYGSGPTPYEKGKHGSGFYTRADFIEILKYARERHIKVIPEVNFPGHARAAIKAMEARYQRLMKAGKKAEAEEYRLIDPDDRSVYLSAQGYRDNVVCVARESAYHFYEKVVDEIAEMYREAGVPMDVMHAGGDEVPEGAWTRSPMAARLLREHPEIGDPKNLQTYFFRQLVPRLRKRNLTIHGWEEVALLKNPDGSYRANPEFAGGPVVPYIWNNLFDYDLGNRLANAGYPVVLCNVSNFYFDLAYNNDPQEPGLYWAGFVDTRQNWTFAPYNMFWTTYKTAMGKPLGPEFAGKERLKPEARKNILGIEAQLWSETIKGRDMIEYYALPKLIAFAESGWAPERPWESLEDRATREQAIAQGWNVFANTLAQRELPRLARLNGGYNYRLPPPGAFVENGSLKANVEYPGLAIRYTIDGSEPTGQSARYTSPLPARGTVKLKSFDAAGRSSRTTTVAVTTQ from the coding sequence ATGCTGATTTTTTTTCGGGCGGCGGCCCTTTTTCTCCTGTCTGCCCTCCTGCTCACCTGCCAGCAAACGCCGGGCAGTACGACCGGAAATTCGACGGTGGCAGTTTCCTGGGAACTGCTCACCAATTTTACGTCCGTCGAAAACGGCTTTGAAGCCCGGTTCACCCTGACCAACAAGGGCAGCGAAACCCTCAGCGACACCGGCTGGGCCCTGTTTTTCAACATGGCTCCCCGCCCGATTCTGGCCCACCCGCAATCCCAGCCGGGCAAGCTGCAGCACCTCAACGGGGATTGGTACAAACTGACGCCCAACAAAGGATTTGTGCTCAAACCCAATACGTCCGTCGAAATCCGGTACATGGGCACCGAAGGAGTCATCAAGGAAACCGACGCGCCGCTGGGCCTCTACTTTGTTTTCTACGACAAAAATGGCCAGGAAGAACGCATTGCGCAGGTGGCCGACTACCAGATTCAGCCGTTTACCCGAAAAGAGCAGCAGCTGCTCGGAAAAGAAGATCTGGAGCCCATCCAGACGCCCGAACTGCGGTACCAGCAGAACCTCAGGGCCAGCCTGATTGCCCCGGAGCAGTTGCCGCGCCTCGTTCCGTCACCGGTTCGGCTGACGGCTTCCGCGGGTTCGTTTGCGCTGACGAATACCGTTCCGATCTATTACGGCCCCGGTCTGGAAAGCGAAGCCCGGTTTCTGGCCGGGAAGCTGCAGGCCCTGACCGGAACAACCTTCAACCTCAGCAGCGGAACCCCAGCCGAAAAAGGCATCGTGCTGACTACCAGCCCGGTGCAGGTGAACGAAGTAACGAAGGAAGCGTACCGGCTGGGCATCGACAGCAACGGCATTGCCATCAACGGCACCGACGCCGCGGGAGTTTTTTACGGCATCCAGAGCCTCCTGGCCCTGATTCCGACTGAAACGTACCTGAAACCGGCGGCCACGGTCTCGCTTCCCTTCGTGCAGGTGGAAGACGCGCCCCGGTTCCCGTTCCGGGGGCTGCACATGGACGTCAGCCGGAATTTTCAGACCAAGGAAACCGTCCTCCGTTTTCTGGACCTGCTCGCTTTTTACAAAATCAATCATTTTCTGTTCTACACGACCGAGGACGAAGGCTGGCGGCTGGAAATCGACGGCCTTCCGGAGCTGACGGAGGTAGGCGCCCAGCGTCAGCACACGACCGGCCGGGATACGCCGGTGCTGCATCCGGCCTACGGCTCCGGCCCGACGCCCTACGAAAAAGGCAAACACGGCAGCGGTTTTTACACCCGGGCCGATTTTATCGAGATTCTGAAATACGCCCGGGAGCGCCACATCAAGGTCATTCCGGAAGTGAACTTTCCCGGCCACGCCCGGGCGGCCATCAAGGCGATGGAGGCCCGGTACCAGCGGCTGATGAAGGCAGGAAAAAAAGCCGAAGCGGAAGAATACCGGCTCATCGACCCCGACGACCGGTCGGTGTACCTCTCGGCGCAGGGCTACCGGGACAACGTCGTGTGCGTGGCCCGCGAATCGGCGTACCATTTCTACGAAAAAGTAGTGGACGAAATCGCGGAGATGTACCGGGAAGCCGGGGTGCCGATGGATGTCATGCACGCGGGCGGCGACGAAGTGCCCGAAGGCGCCTGGACCCGCTCCCCGATGGCCGCCCGGCTGCTGCGTGAACACCCCGAGATCGGCGATCCCAAAAACCTGCAAACCTATTTCTTCCGCCAGCTGGTGCCGCGCCTGCGGAAGCGCAATCTGACCATTCACGGCTGGGAGGAAGTGGCGCTGCTCAAAAATCCGGACGGGTCGTACCGGGCCAATCCGGAGTTTGCGGGCGGCCCGGTGGTGCCCTACATCTGGAACAACCTTTTCGACTACGACCTCGGCAATCGCCTCGCCAATGCCGGATACCCGGTCGTGCTCTGCAACGTGTCGAATTTTTACTTTGACCTGGCTTACAACAACGACCCGCAGGAGCCGGGCCTCTACTGGGCCGGGTTTGTCGATACCCGCCAAAACTGGACGTTTGCGCCCTACAACATGTTCTGGACGACCTACAAAACGGCGATGGGCAAACCGCTGGGACCGGAGTTTGCGGGCAAGGAACGGCTGAAACCCGAAGCGCGCAAAAACATCCTCGGCATTGAGGCGCAGCTCTGGAGCGAAACCATCAAAGGGCGCGACATGATCGAATATTACGCCCTGCCCAAACTCATCGCTTTTGCCGAAAGTGGCTGGGCGCCCGAGCGGCCGTGGGAATCCCTCGAAGACCGCGCCACCCGTGAACAGGCCATTGCCCAGGGCTGGAACGTCTTTGCCAACACCCTCGCCCAAAGGGAGTTGCCCCGGCTTGCCCGGCTGAACGGCGGCTACAATTACCGCCTGCCGCCGCCCGGTGCCTTCGTGGAGAACGGCAGCCTGAAGGCTAACGTGGAATACCCCGGTCTGGCCATTCGCTACACCATCGACGGCTCCGAACCCACCGGACAGTCGGCACGGTACACGAGTCCGTTACCCGCCCGGGGAACCGTAAAGCTCAAAAGTTTCGACGCCGCCGGTCGTTCCAGCCGCACCACTACCGTTGCCGTCACCACGCAGTAA
- a CDS encoding DNA-binding transcriptional regulator has protein sequence MHKIILLIDFAEEYSKRLLQGIVKYSREVGPWVFCRMPLYYRETIGLNGILEWAQEWGANGIIGQLYNEKDVARLVEAGIPVIAQDFKERFSEIPNITGAYQATGEMAAEYFLKKGFKHFAFYGFRNIVWSRERGEGFERRIQQAGYPVHTFEQHSNKDGDLWFYMPSSLSEWLTSLPKPIAIMACDDRLGQHITEACRNSGIRIPEDVAVLGVDNDEMVCTISDPPLSSIALDAEKGGYDSARLLDKLIRNGMANRYDVVVKPMQIVTRQSTDIYATHDQYIASSLKFIHQNIDKNLQVEDVVQQVPLSRRALEKRFLDITGYPIYKYIANLRIEKFSQKLLETDLAVYEIALDMGFTDPKNIARQFRQVKGYTPQEFRKQYLAGK, from the coding sequence ATGCACAAAATCATTCTGCTCATCGACTTTGCGGAGGAATACAGCAAGCGGCTGTTACAGGGCATCGTGAAGTACTCGCGGGAGGTCGGTCCCTGGGTTTTCTGCCGCATGCCGTTGTATTACCGCGAAACCATCGGCCTCAACGGCATTCTGGAATGGGCGCAGGAATGGGGCGCCAACGGCATCATCGGGCAGTTGTACAACGAAAAAGACGTGGCCCGGCTCGTGGAAGCGGGCATTCCGGTCATTGCGCAGGATTTTAAGGAACGGTTCAGCGAAATTCCGAACATCACCGGCGCTTACCAGGCGACCGGCGAAATGGCGGCGGAGTATTTTCTCAAAAAAGGATTCAAGCATTTTGCCTTTTACGGCTTCCGGAACATCGTCTGGTCGCGGGAACGGGGCGAAGGCTTCGAACGACGCATCCAGCAGGCGGGTTACCCGGTACACACCTTCGAGCAGCACTCCAACAAAGACGGCGATTTGTGGTTCTACATGCCCAGTTCGCTGAGCGAATGGCTGACCTCACTGCCCAAGCCCATCGCCATCATGGCCTGCGACGACCGGCTGGGCCAGCACATCACCGAAGCCTGCCGCAATTCGGGTATCCGCATCCCGGAGGACGTGGCCGTGCTGGGCGTCGATAACGACGAAATGGTGTGCACGATTTCGGACCCTCCCCTGTCCAGCATTGCGCTCGACGCCGAAAAAGGCGGCTACGATTCGGCCCGCCTGCTCGATAAGCTCATCCGGAACGGCATGGCAAACCGGTACGATGTGGTAGTGAAACCGATGCAGATCGTCACCCGCCAGTCGACGGATATTTACGCCACGCACGACCAGTACATTGCTTCCTCGCTGAAGTTCATTCACCAGAACATCGACAAAAACCTCCAGGTCGAGGACGTGGTCCAGCAGGTTCCGCTCTCGCGGCGCGCGCTCGAAAAGCGTTTTCTGGACATTACGGGCTACCCCATTTACAAGTACATCGCCAACCTGCGCATCGAAAAATTCTCGCAAAAGTTGCTGGAAACGGACCTGGCGGTCTACGAAATTGCCCTCGACATGGGCTTTACCGACCCCAAAAACATCGCCCGGCAGTTCCGGCAGGTGAAAGGCTACACGCCGCAGGAGTTCCGCAAGCAGTACCTCGCGGGCAAATAA
- a CDS encoding acyltransferase family protein, which translates to MITQANPVGAPPADPAAVGPRLISLDAFRGFTIAAMILVNFPGDGDHVYHTLRHTVWNGLSFTDLVAPFFLFIIGVSIVFAYSRRLAAGEPRRGMYRKIVVRALKIFAVGMFLNLQPDFDFSSIRWTGTLHRIAIVFLLCAILFLNTNWKQQAWLGAGVLVAYWLALALIPTPGAGRVVLEPGVNLVAWFDRQFLPGRMWQGTWDPESILSTFPAAVSGITGLLAGRLLQSHFSPNEKVNYLMTAGLFSAALGYFWGLVFPVNENLWTSSFVLVTSGMAALLLGAMYFLVDTRRHTTGTRPGIIFGANAIAVYVLADLLALLFYGLNVGGASLNGHFQRTLTGTGLDPKCVSMLYGLLFVGVNFVPAYWLYRKKIFIKL; encoded by the coding sequence ATGATCACGCAAGCCAACCCCGTCGGCGCGCCGCCCGCCGACCCCGCCGCCGTCGGCCCCAGGCTCATCTCGCTGGATGCCTTTCGGGGCTTCACCATTGCCGCCATGATTCTGGTCAATTTTCCGGGCGACGGCGACCACGTTTACCACACCCTGCGTCATACGGTCTGGAACGGCCTTTCGTTCACCGATCTGGTCGCCCCGTTCTTCCTGTTTATCATCGGGGTTTCCATCGTTTTTGCCTATTCGCGGCGGCTGGCGGCGGGCGAACCCCGGCGCGGGATGTACCGAAAGATCGTCGTGCGGGCGCTGAAGATTTTTGCCGTGGGGATGTTTCTGAACCTCCAGCCCGATTTTGACTTCAGCAGCATCCGCTGGACGGGGACGCTGCACCGCATCGCGATTGTGTTTCTGCTCTGCGCCATCCTCTTCCTGAACACGAACTGGAAACAGCAGGCGTGGCTGGGCGCGGGGGTGCTGGTGGCCTACTGGCTGGCCCTGGCGCTCATCCCGACGCCGGGCGCGGGGAGGGTGGTGCTGGAACCGGGAGTTAACCTCGTCGCCTGGTTCGACCGGCAGTTTCTGCCGGGGCGGATGTGGCAGGGCACCTGGGACCCCGAGAGCATCCTGAGCACCTTCCCGGCGGCCGTTTCCGGCATCACCGGCCTGCTGGCGGGACGGCTGCTTCAAAGCCATTTTTCTCCCAACGAAAAAGTCAATTACCTCATGACCGCCGGACTTTTTTCGGCCGCGCTGGGGTATTTCTGGGGGCTGGTTTTTCCGGTGAACGAAAACCTCTGGACCAGCTCTTTCGTGCTGGTCACCTCGGGCATGGCGGCGCTGCTGCTGGGGGCGATGTACTTTCTCGTCGATACCCGGCGGCACACCACGGGCACCCGACCCGGCATCATTTTCGGGGCCAACGCCATTGCCGTCTACGTCCTGGCGGATCTGCTGGCCCTGCTGTTTTACGGCCTGAACGTGGGCGGAGCATCGCTGAACGGGCATTTTCAACGAACCCTGACCGGCACCGGCCTCGACCCGAAGTGTGTGAGTATGCTGTACGGCCTGCTGTTTGTCGGGGTCAATTTTGTGCCGGCCTACTGGCTGTATCGGAAGAAGATTTTCATCAAATTATAA
- a CDS encoding PhoPQ-activated pathogenicity-related family protein: MRTRFLILTVLIFSICLTAFIKIKKDTITPENALQSYLNNGDKSYRWEVKDTMNLGNITAYNLLLTSQKWRQFTWRHQLTVLVPKENQHDGALLFITGGSNKDEQPNWSKKKDDALAFGMLAAKNKAIVAVLRQTPNQPFFDNLTEDALISYTLHQFQKDNDYSWPLLFPMTKSAVKAMDAVQEFADRNLGHKVARFVVSGASKRGWTTWLTGAMDPRAVAIAPMVIDILNMPKNLKYQIESWNKYSEQIQDYVALGLTDAMTSPTGKAINQMIDPYSYRKKLTQPKMIFMGTNDEYWTVDAIKHYYDDIPGQNLIHYVPNAGHGLGDKRQALEGLSAFFGATMLKQKYPVCEWNAVKTKDGVKLSIKTTPDALVDAIVWSADSEDKIFQDEKWESRSLGIRNQPKVELVEAFPKAGYKAFYVDLKYNAPNGGTYTESTRMFLTDNDEVFLK; this comes from the coding sequence ATGCGCACCCGCTTCCTGATCCTGACGGTCCTTATTTTTTCGATCTGTCTGACGGCATTTATCAAGATAAAAAAAGACACCATCACGCCCGAGAATGCCCTGCAAAGCTACCTCAATAACGGCGACAAGTCGTACCGGTGGGAGGTGAAGGATACGATGAATCTGGGCAACATTACGGCCTACAACCTGCTGCTGACTTCGCAGAAATGGCGGCAGTTTACGTGGCGGCACCAGCTGACGGTTCTGGTTCCCAAAGAAAACCAGCACGACGGCGCGCTGCTCTTCATCACGGGCGGCTCCAACAAGGACGAGCAGCCCAACTGGAGCAAAAAGAAAGACGACGCCCTCGCTTTCGGGATGCTGGCGGCCAAAAACAAGGCCATCGTGGCCGTGCTGCGGCAGACCCCCAACCAGCCGTTTTTCGACAACCTGACCGAAGACGCCCTCATTTCGTACACGCTGCACCAGTTTCAGAAAGACAACGATTACTCGTGGCCGCTGCTGTTTCCGATGACCAAAAGCGCCGTGAAAGCGATGGATGCCGTGCAGGAGTTTGCCGACCGGAACCTGGGCCATAAGGTGGCCCGCTTCGTGGTTTCCGGCGCGTCCAAGCGGGGCTGGACCACCTGGCTGACGGGCGCAATGGACCCGCGGGCCGTCGCCATTGCCCCGATGGTCATCGACATTCTGAACATGCCCAAAAACCTGAAGTACCAGATTGAGTCCTGGAACAAATACAGCGAACAGATTCAGGATTATGTGGCACTCGGACTGACCGACGCCATGACCTCGCCGACCGGCAAGGCCATCAACCAGATGATCGACCCGTATTCGTACCGGAAAAAGCTGACCCAGCCGAAGATGATTTTTATGGGCACCAACGATGAATACTGGACCGTGGACGCCATCAAGCACTATTACGACGACATTCCGGGCCAGAACCTGATCCATTACGTCCCGAACGCCGGACACGGACTCGGCGACAAACGGCAGGCGCTGGAGGGGCTGAGCGCGTTCTTCGGGGCCACGATGCTGAAACAGAAATACCCGGTCTGCGAATGGAACGCGGTCAAAACCAAAGACGGCGTAAAGCTGTCCATCAAAACTACGCCCGACGCGCTGGTGGATGCCATTGTCTGGTCGGCCGATTCGGAGGACAAGATCTTTCAGGATGAAAAATGGGAAAGCCGCAGCCTGGGCATCCGGAACCAGCCGAAGGTGGAACTGGTCGAAGCGTTCCCGAAAGCGGGCTACAAGGCGTTTTACGTCGATCTGAAGTACAACGCGCCCAACGGCGGCACTTATACCGAAAGCACCCGGATGTTTCTGACGGACAATGACGAAGTGTTCCTCAAATAA